GTCATAAATTTATTACTTAGCTAATTCATTAGTTTAAAAAAAGAATTTTGTGTAATAAGAAACTTAAAGCTCCGCTGGCAATGGGTACGGTTAAGTTATCAATTCCAAACTTAGAGAAAGCTTCTAATCCAGCGGCAATGGTAGCCACTACCAACGGAATGCACCAAGTTTGCCAAGTATTTCCTTGCACTCCGAACAAAATGGCGCTGCTGACCACGTAGCTCACTGCTGCCATCGTCAATGATCCTTCCCAACTCTTCTGCATGTCCCAAAGTTTGTAAGGATGACGACCAAAACGGCGACCAATCAAAGCTGCTAGCCCATCTCCCCAGGTCATTACCAAGATGCCGAGAACTGCGTACTGGGGCTGCTGGGTGGGCCAAAACCAAGCAATCAACACCCCAATGCTGACGGCATAGAAAAA
This region of Trichocoleus desertorum NBK24 genomic DNA includes:
- a CDS encoding SEC59/DGK1/VTE5 family protein, with the translated sequence MLTEVLGLASPPSFWVQLTVVGVWLSCVVLLAEWLGRYTETDAEIVRKVVHIGVGNVILLAWWLQIPAWMGITASVLASAIAFISYYIPILASMNSVGRKSWGTFFYAVSIGVLIAWFWPTQQPQYAVLGILVMTWGDGLAALIGRRFGRHPYKLWDMQKSWEGSLTMAAVSYVVSSAILFGVQGNTWQTWCIPLVVATIAAGLEAFSKFGIDNLTVPIASGALSFLLHKILFLN